The following are encoded in a window of Scophthalmus maximus strain ysfricsl-2021 chromosome 6, ASM2237912v1, whole genome shotgun sequence genomic DNA:
- the mdm4 gene encoding protein Mdm4 isoform X1: MLEQRSNVNAPRLGSFTMSSVSVSAQPLAASASCRTLPGEGNQVQPKAPLLQILRVAGAQEEVFTLKEVMHYLGQYIMGKQLYDKQRQHIVHCQDDPLGELLEVDSFSVKNPSPVYEMLKKYLVVLGCSDAAENLSVGRECVEGGVEDRGQTCGGVVKAGLEAGRDWPLLQTPSQRRPREPDDDSLEGLPRSACKRAKLDVTLDDWDLSGLPWWFLGNLRSNYSRRSNGSTDIHTNQLSPAQEEDTAIVSDTTDDLWFLTEGESEQVSVEMTEAALEEGSAGEGEALPEDDDGGGGREEKADREMQEEPDEDSQCLSDDTDTEISTQDAWQCTECRKYNTPLQRYCVRCWALRKNWYKDVPRLAHSLSVPDIPACSSLTTHDEEDDSDTGIDVPDCSRTVSDPVILPSHSTADRPLPTMAIGKGKGPSGFRKNELRSEGESQENLGMEVEDVRLLLEPCKLCRVRARNGNILHGGTSHMLTCFPCARRLHKFQAPCPGCGKIIQKVIKMSI, encoded by the exons ATGTTGGAGCAGAGAAGTAATGTCAACGCGCCACG ACTCGGTTCGTTTACTATGAGCTCAGTATCAGTGTCGGCCCAGCCTCTTGCAGCGAGCGCATCCTGCAGGACTCTACCCGGGGAGGGGAATCAG GTACAACCAAAAGCCCCTCTCCTGCAGATTCTGCGCGTTGCCGGAGCCCAGGAAGAAGTGTTCACTCTCAAAGAG GTGATGCACTACCTGGGACAGTACATCATGGGGAAGCAACTGTACGACAAACAGAGGCAGCACATCGTCCACTGCCAGGACGATCCTCTGGGagagctgctggaggtggacaGCTTCTCTGTCAAAAACCCCAG CCCGGTGTATGAAATGCTGAAGAAATACTTGGTTGTGCTCGGTTGTTCCG ACGCTGCAGAGAATCTTTCTGTGGGCCGTGAGTGTGTAGAGGGCGGAGTGGAAGATCGTGGTCAG ACGTGCGGAGGTGTGGTTAAAGCAGGACTGGAGGCTGGCCGTGACTGGCCTCTCCTGCAGACCCCCTCCCAGAGACGACCGCGGGAGCCAGACGATG ACTCCCTTGAAGGATTGCCGAGGTCAGCTTGCAAACGGGCCAAGCTGGATGTTACTCTGGATGACTGGGATCTCTCCGGCCTGCCCTGGTGGTTTCTGGGTAATCTCCGTAGTAACTACAGCCGTAGGAGCAACGGCTCCACTGACATCCACACCAACCAA CTGTCTCctgcacaggaggaggacacggCCATCGTATCGGACACCACAGACGACCTGTGGTTCCTGACCGAGGGTGAGAGTGAACAGGTGAGCGTAGAGATGACGGAGGCTGCGCTGGAGGAAGGGAGTGCCGGAGAAGGGGAGGCCCTACctgaggatgatgatggaggaggaggaagggaggagaaggcAGATCGAGAG atgCAGGAAGAGCCAGATGAAGACTCCCAGTGTTTGAGCGATGACACCGATACAGAGATATCCACGCAG GATGCATGGCAGTGCACCGAGTGCAGGAAGTACAACACCCCTCTACAGAGGTACTGTGTTCGCTGCTGGGCCCTGCGTAAGAACTGGTACAAAGATGTCCCTCGACTTGCCCATTCCCTCTCTGTCCCTGACATCCCAGCATGCAGCTCCCTCACCACCCATGATGAGGAAGATGACAGCGACACGGGCATTGATGTCCCAGactgcagcaggacagtgtcTGACCCCGTCATTCTGCCCTCTCACTCCACCGCTGATCGGCCACTGCCCACTATGGCTATAGGAAAAGGCAAGGGGCCCTCGGGCTTCCGGAAAAATGAGCTGCGATCAGAAGGGGAGAGTCAGGAAAATCTGGGCATGGAGGTGGAAGATGTTAGGCTACTGTTGGAGCCATGCAAGCTCTGTCGAGTGCGAGCACGCAATGGAAACATATTACACGGAGGTACCTCTCACATGCTAACTTGCTTCCCATGTGCAAGGAGGCTCCATAAGTTCCAGGCCCCTTGTCCGGGATGTGGAAAGATTATACAAAAAGTTATTAAGATGTCCATCTaa
- the mdm4 gene encoding protein Mdm4 isoform X2, whose protein sequence is MLEQRSNVNAPRLGSFTMSSVSVSAQPLAASASCRTLPGEGNQVQPKAPLLQILRVAGAQEEVFTLKEVMHYLGQYIMGKQLYDKQRQHIVHCQDDPLGELLEVDSFSVKNPSPVYEMLKKYLVVLGCSDAAENLSVGRECVEGGVEDRGQTCGGVVKAGLEAGRDWPLLQTPSQRRPREPDDDSLEGLPRSACKRAKLDVTLDDWDLSGLPWWFLGNLRSNYSRRSNGSTDIHTNQEEDTAIVSDTTDDLWFLTEGESEQVSVEMTEAALEEGSAGEGEALPEDDDGGGGREEKADREMQEEPDEDSQCLSDDTDTEISTQDAWQCTECRKYNTPLQRYCVRCWALRKNWYKDVPRLAHSLSVPDIPACSSLTTHDEEDDSDTGIDVPDCSRTVSDPVILPSHSTADRPLPTMAIGKGKGPSGFRKNELRSEGESQENLGMEVEDVRLLLEPCKLCRVRARNGNILHGGTSHMLTCFPCARRLHKFQAPCPGCGKIIQKVIKMSI, encoded by the exons ATGTTGGAGCAGAGAAGTAATGTCAACGCGCCACG ACTCGGTTCGTTTACTATGAGCTCAGTATCAGTGTCGGCCCAGCCTCTTGCAGCGAGCGCATCCTGCAGGACTCTACCCGGGGAGGGGAATCAG GTACAACCAAAAGCCCCTCTCCTGCAGATTCTGCGCGTTGCCGGAGCCCAGGAAGAAGTGTTCACTCTCAAAGAG GTGATGCACTACCTGGGACAGTACATCATGGGGAAGCAACTGTACGACAAACAGAGGCAGCACATCGTCCACTGCCAGGACGATCCTCTGGGagagctgctggaggtggacaGCTTCTCTGTCAAAAACCCCAG CCCGGTGTATGAAATGCTGAAGAAATACTTGGTTGTGCTCGGTTGTTCCG ACGCTGCAGAGAATCTTTCTGTGGGCCGTGAGTGTGTAGAGGGCGGAGTGGAAGATCGTGGTCAG ACGTGCGGAGGTGTGGTTAAAGCAGGACTGGAGGCTGGCCGTGACTGGCCTCTCCTGCAGACCCCCTCCCAGAGACGACCGCGGGAGCCAGACGATG ACTCCCTTGAAGGATTGCCGAGGTCAGCTTGCAAACGGGCCAAGCTGGATGTTACTCTGGATGACTGGGATCTCTCCGGCCTGCCCTGGTGGTTTCTGGGTAATCTCCGTAGTAACTACAGCCGTAGGAGCAACGGCTCCACTGACATCCACACCAACCAA gaggaggacacggCCATCGTATCGGACACCACAGACGACCTGTGGTTCCTGACCGAGGGTGAGAGTGAACAGGTGAGCGTAGAGATGACGGAGGCTGCGCTGGAGGAAGGGAGTGCCGGAGAAGGGGAGGCCCTACctgaggatgatgatggaggaggaggaagggaggagaaggcAGATCGAGAG atgCAGGAAGAGCCAGATGAAGACTCCCAGTGTTTGAGCGATGACACCGATACAGAGATATCCACGCAG GATGCATGGCAGTGCACCGAGTGCAGGAAGTACAACACCCCTCTACAGAGGTACTGTGTTCGCTGCTGGGCCCTGCGTAAGAACTGGTACAAAGATGTCCCTCGACTTGCCCATTCCCTCTCTGTCCCTGACATCCCAGCATGCAGCTCCCTCACCACCCATGATGAGGAAGATGACAGCGACACGGGCATTGATGTCCCAGactgcagcaggacagtgtcTGACCCCGTCATTCTGCCCTCTCACTCCACCGCTGATCGGCCACTGCCCACTATGGCTATAGGAAAAGGCAAGGGGCCCTCGGGCTTCCGGAAAAATGAGCTGCGATCAGAAGGGGAGAGTCAGGAAAATCTGGGCATGGAGGTGGAAGATGTTAGGCTACTGTTGGAGCCATGCAAGCTCTGTCGAGTGCGAGCACGCAATGGAAACATATTACACGGAGGTACCTCTCACATGCTAACTTGCTTCCCATGTGCAAGGAGGCTCCATAAGTTCCAGGCCCCTTGTCCGGGATGTGGAAAGATTATACAAAAAGTTATTAAGATGTCCATCTaa